In Streptomyces longhuiensis, the following proteins share a genomic window:
- a CDS encoding DUF4177 domain-containing protein, with amino-acid sequence MTKWEYATVPLLVHATKQILDTWGEDGWELVQVVPGPNNPEQLVAYLKREKA; translated from the coding sequence ATGACCAAGTGGGAATACGCGACCGTGCCCCTTCTCGTGCACGCGACCAAGCAGATTCTGGACACCTGGGGCGAGGACGGCTGGGAGCTCGTCCAGGTCGTGCCCGGGCCGAACAACCCCGAGCAGCTCGTGGCCTACCTGAAGCGGGAGAAGGCATGA
- a CDS encoding nucleotidyltransferase domain-containing protein, with protein sequence MATTTRGLDVSGFIEREGSLSRIQPDFRPVVSAARDSLLAAFGPRMTSAYLYGSVPRGTARPGRSDLDLLLALRDEPTDEDRAEAKALADVLDKDFAQIDGVGLIILSRSQVLSDLERHDLGWFVACLCTPLLGEDLAEYLPRYRPDSLLARETNGDLRLFLARWRERIARGDDPRTLDRLISRHLVRTGFTLVMPRWNGWTSDLTQMAEAFGTYYPQRADAMRQAAQAAYEPMGAPHTLRAYTEDLGPWLAAEYEAVHGVKAPRP encoded by the coding sequence ATGGCGACCACCACCCGCGGTCTCGACGTCAGCGGATTCATCGAGCGCGAAGGCTCTCTGAGCCGGATCCAGCCGGACTTCCGCCCCGTGGTGTCCGCGGCGCGCGACAGTCTGCTCGCCGCCTTCGGGCCGCGGATGACGAGCGCGTATCTCTACGGCTCCGTGCCGCGCGGCACGGCCCGCCCCGGCCGCAGCGACCTCGACCTCCTCCTCGCACTGCGCGACGAGCCGACGGACGAGGACAGGGCGGAAGCCAAGGCCCTGGCCGACGTGCTGGACAAGGACTTCGCCCAGATCGACGGCGTGGGCCTGATCATCCTCAGCCGGTCCCAGGTCCTCAGCGACCTCGAACGGCACGACCTCGGCTGGTTCGTGGCCTGCCTCTGCACGCCGCTGCTGGGCGAGGACCTGGCCGAGTACCTGCCGCGCTACCGCCCCGACTCCCTCCTGGCCCGGGAGACCAACGGCGACCTGCGCCTGTTCCTGGCGCGCTGGCGCGAACGCATCGCGCGAGGCGACGACCCCCGCACCCTGGACCGCCTGATCTCCCGTCACCTCGTCCGCACCGGATTCACGCTCGTGATGCCCCGCTGGAACGGCTGGACCAGCGATCTGACGCAGATGGCCGAGGCGTTCGGCACGTACTACCCGCAGCGGGCGGACGCGATGCGACAGGCGGCGCAGGCCGCGTACGAACCGATGGGCGCACCGCACACCCTCAGGGCTTACACCGAGGACCTGGGACCGTGGCTGGCGGCAGAATACGAAGCCGTGCACGGAGTGAAGGCCCCCCGCCCATGA
- a CDS encoding WhiB family transcriptional regulator, translating into MGWVTDWSAQAACRTTDPDELFVQGAAQNRAKAVCTGCPVRTECLADALDNRVEFGVWGGMTERERRALLRRRPTVTSWRRLLETARTEYERGAGLLPVDIDDDETYERYAAVG; encoded by the coding sequence ATGGGCTGGGTAACCGACTGGAGTGCGCAGGCGGCCTGCCGCACTACCGATCCAGATGAACTGTTCGTTCAAGGAGCAGCGCAGAACCGGGCGAAGGCGGTGTGCACCGGATGCCCGGTGCGGACCGAGTGCCTGGCCGACGCGCTGGACAACCGCGTCGAGTTCGGCGTGTGGGGTGGCATGACTGAGCGGGAACGCCGCGCGCTTCTGCGCAGGCGTCCCACCGTCACCTCGTGGCGCCGGCTGCTCGAGACGGCTCGTACGGAGTACGAGCGCGGTGCGGGCCTGCTGCCCGTGGACATCGACGACGACGAGACGTACGAGAGGTACGCCGCCGTGGGGTGA
- a CDS encoding ArsA family ATPase produces MSRLQVVSGKGGTGKTTVAAALALALATEGKRTLLVEVEGRQGIAQLFETEALPYEERKIAVAPGGGEVFALAIDPELALLDYLQMFYKLGGAGRALKKLGAIDFATTVAPGLRDVLLTGKACEAVRRKTKQNKYTYDYVVMDAPPTGRITRFLNVNDEVAGLAKIGPIHNQAQAVMRVLKSPETAVHLVTLLEEMPVQETSDGIAELQAANLPVGRLIVNMVRPAVLDEAELALAQGGVPRTAIAKSLSAAGLGGARRGGGAERLVTPLLDQAAEYAERHELEHSQRAVLADSGLPLHELPLLTEGMDLAGLYRLATELRKQGI; encoded by the coding sequence GTGAGCAGGCTCCAGGTCGTCAGCGGCAAGGGCGGTACCGGAAAGACCACGGTCGCCGCCGCACTGGCGCTCGCCCTCGCGACCGAGGGCAAGCGCACTCTCCTGGTGGAGGTGGAAGGACGCCAGGGCATCGCACAGCTCTTCGAGACCGAAGCGCTGCCGTACGAGGAACGGAAGATCGCGGTAGCCCCGGGGGGCGGCGAGGTGTTCGCACTCGCCATCGACCCAGAGCTGGCGCTGCTGGACTACCTCCAGATGTTCTACAAGCTGGGCGGCGCGGGCAGGGCGCTCAAGAAGCTGGGCGCGATCGACTTCGCGACGACGGTGGCGCCGGGCCTGAGGGACGTACTCCTGACGGGCAAGGCCTGCGAGGCTGTGCGCCGCAAGACGAAACAGAACAAATACACCTACGACTACGTGGTGATGGACGCCCCGCCGACGGGCCGCATCACCCGGTTCCTGAACGTGAACGACGAGGTCGCGGGCCTGGCCAAGATCGGACCGATACACAACCAGGCGCAGGCGGTCATGCGGGTCCTCAAGTCGCCGGAGACAGCGGTGCACTTGGTGACGCTGCTGGAGGAGATGCCTGTCCAGGAGACGTCGGACGGCATCGCGGAGCTGCAGGCCGCGAACCTCCCCGTGGGCCGGCTCATCGTGAACATGGTGCGCCCGGCAGTCCTCGACGAGGCCGAACTGGCGCTGGCGCAGGGCGGCGTGCCCCGGACGGCCATCGCCAAGTCCCTGTCCGCGGCGGGCCTGGGCGGCGCCCGCAGAGGCGGCGGCGCCGAACGCCTGGTGACCCCGCTCCTCGACCAGGCTGCGGAGTACGCGGAACGGCACGAGCTGGAACACAGCCAGCGCGCGGTGCTGGCCGATTCGGGCCTGCCCCTGCACGAACTGCCGCTGCTGACCGAGGGGATGGACCTGGCGGGCCTGTACCGGCTGGCCACGGAACTGCGGAAGCAAGGGATCTAG
- a CDS encoding MarP family serine protease, which translates to MNVLDILLLVAAVWFAIVGYRQGFVVGILSVIGFLGGGLVAVYVLPAIWSAVTDGAKVSTTAAVVAVIVVIVCASVGQAFTTHLGNKLRRYITWSPARALDATGGAVVNVVAMLLVAWLIGSALAGTTLPTLGKEVRNSKVLLGVSRALPTQANSWFADFSSALAQNGFPQVFSPFSNEPITEVQPPDPRLANSSVVRTAKRSIVKVTGQAPSCGKVLEGSGFVFADRRVMTNAHVVGGVDEPNVQIGGEGRMYAAKVVLYDWKRDIAVLDVPTLKAPPLQFTSTDAERGDSAIVAGFPENGAYDVRPARVRGRITANGPDIYHRGTVRRDVYSLYATVRQGNSGGPLLTPEGKVYGVVFAKSLDSAQTGYALTRDEISPDIARGRTANQQVDSDSCAL; encoded by the coding sequence GTGAATGTGCTGGACATCCTGCTGCTCGTAGCCGCCGTGTGGTTCGCGATCGTGGGCTACCGCCAGGGCTTCGTCGTCGGCATCCTGTCGGTGATCGGCTTCCTGGGAGGCGGCCTCGTCGCGGTCTACGTCCTGCCCGCCATCTGGAGCGCGGTGACGGACGGGGCCAAGGTGAGTACGACGGCGGCCGTCGTCGCCGTCATCGTGGTCATCGTCTGCGCCTCCGTGGGACAGGCGTTCACCACGCACCTGGGGAACAAGTTGCGCCGGTACATCACCTGGTCCCCGGCCCGAGCCCTGGACGCCACGGGCGGCGCCGTGGTGAACGTGGTGGCGATGCTCCTGGTCGCCTGGCTCATCGGCTCGGCCCTGGCCGGCACGACGCTGCCCACGCTCGGCAAGGAAGTGCGCAACTCCAAGGTCCTGCTCGGCGTGTCCAGAGCCCTGCCCACGCAGGCGAACTCCTGGTTCGCGGACTTCTCCTCGGCGCTCGCGCAGAACGGCTTCCCGCAGGTCTTCAGCCCGTTCTCGAACGAGCCGATCACCGAGGTCCAGCCCCCCGACCCGAGGCTGGCGAACAGTTCGGTCGTGCGGACGGCAAAGCGCTCCATCGTCAAGGTGACGGGCCAGGCCCCCAGTTGCGGCAAGGTCCTCGAAGGTTCCGGCTTCGTCTTCGCCGACCGCCGCGTCATGACGAACGCGCACGTGGTCGGCGGCGTGGACGAGCCGAACGTGCAGATCGGCGGCGAGGGCCGGATGTATGCGGCGAAGGTCGTCCTCTACGACTGGAAGCGCGACATCGCCGTGCTCGACGTGCCGACGCTGAAGGCGCCCCCGCTCCAGTTCACGTCCACGGACGCCGAGCGCGGCGACAGCGCGATCGTCGCCGGCTTCCCGGAGAACGGCGCGTACGACGTCCGCCCCGCGCGCGTGCGCGGCCGCATCACGGCCAACGGCCCGGACATCTACCACCGCGGCACCGTGCGACGCGATGTGTACTCGCTCTACGCGACCGTCCGCCAGGGCAACTCCGGCGGCCCGCTGCTCACGCCCGAAGGCAAGGTGTACGGCGTGGTCTTCGCGAAGTCACTCGACAGCGCCCAGACCGGGTACGCGCTCACCCGCGACGAGATCAGTCCGGACATCGCCCGCGGCCGCACGGCCAACCAGCAGGTGGACAGCGACAGCTGCGCCCTGTGA
- a CDS encoding sigma-70 family RNA polymerase sigma factor: protein MSSASTDTLAERFEESRGHLRAVAYRMLGSLSEAEDAVQETWLRLQRSDTSAVENLGGWLTTVTGRICLDLLRSRKARGEEPLETHVPDPLVTSPDAPDPEQQALQADSVGLALLVVLDSLAPVERLAFVLHDLFAVPFDDIAPIVERTPAATRQLASRARRRVQGAPPPETDPVRQREIVEAFLSAAREGDFERLVAVLDPDVLLRADAGATGLSRLVRGAHTVASGAITFQHMAPHVRIVLVNGSIGLLALPEGRPASLMSFTITGGRVTELNILSDEDRLKTLIRADL, encoded by the coding sequence ATGAGCTCAGCGTCGACGGACACCCTGGCCGAGCGGTTCGAGGAGTCACGGGGTCACCTGCGTGCCGTGGCCTACCGGATGCTCGGTTCGCTCAGCGAGGCGGAGGACGCCGTACAGGAGACGTGGCTGCGGCTTCAGCGGTCCGACACCTCGGCCGTCGAGAACCTGGGCGGCTGGCTCACCACCGTCACCGGCCGGATCTGCCTGGACCTGCTGCGCTCGCGCAAGGCGAGGGGCGAAGAGCCCCTGGAGACGCACGTGCCCGACCCCTTGGTCACGAGCCCGGACGCCCCGGATCCCGAACAACAGGCACTCCAGGCCGACTCGGTGGGCCTGGCGCTGCTCGTGGTCCTGGACTCGCTGGCGCCGGTGGAGCGGCTGGCGTTCGTGCTGCACGACCTGTTCGCGGTGCCGTTCGACGACATCGCGCCGATCGTGGAGCGCACACCGGCGGCGACCCGGCAGCTGGCGAGCCGCGCGCGCCGCCGCGTCCAGGGAGCGCCGCCGCCTGAGACGGATCCCGTACGGCAGCGCGAGATCGTGGAGGCGTTCCTCTCGGCGGCCCGCGAAGGCGACTTCGAACGCCTGGTCGCGGTCCTGGACCCGGACGTACTGCTCCGGGCGGACGCCGGCGCGACGGGGCTGTCGCGCCTGGTCCGAGGCGCTCACACGGTGGCGTCCGGCGCGATCACGTTCCAGCACATGGCACCGCACGTACGCATCGTGCTGGTGAACGGCTCGATCGGCCTGCTCGCCCTGCCGGAGGGCCGCCCGGCATCGCTGATGTCGTTCACGATCACCGGCGGCAGAGTCACCGAACTGAACATCCTCTCGGACGAGGACCGTCTGAAGACCCTGATCCGGGCGGACCTCTAG
- the nth gene encoding endonuclease III, producing MKKAVAAKPVKKAVAAEPVTKAAAAKPAKSVTKAAAAKPAKSVKKAAAKPESRTALVRRARRINRELAEVYPYAHPELDFENPFQLLVATVLSAQTTDLRVNQTTPALFAKYPTPEDLAAANPEDVEELIRPTGFFRAKTKSIMGLAVALRDEFGGEVPGRLEDLVKLPGVGRKTAFVVMGNAFGRPGITVDTHFGRLVRRWKWTEETDPDKVEKAVGELFPKSDWTMLSHRVIFHGRRICHARKPACGACPIAPLCPAYGEGETDPEKAKKLLKYEKGGFPGQRLKPPQSYLDAGGVPAPPLGATAPPATGE from the coding sequence GTGAAGAAGGCTGTCGCCGCCAAGCCCGTGAAGAAGGCCGTCGCAGCCGAGCCGGTGACGAAGGCCGCTGCCGCGAAGCCCGCCAAGTCCGTGACGAAGGCCGCTGCCGCGAAGCCGGCCAAGTCCGTGAAGAAGGCTGCCGCCAAGCCCGAGTCCCGTACCGCCCTCGTCCGGCGTGCCCGGCGTATCAACCGTGAGCTCGCCGAGGTGTATCCGTACGCCCACCCCGAGCTGGACTTCGAGAACCCCTTCCAGCTCCTCGTCGCCACGGTGCTGTCCGCCCAGACCACCGACCTGCGGGTCAATCAGACGACGCCCGCCCTCTTCGCCAAGTACCCGACCCCGGAGGACCTCGCGGCCGCGAACCCCGAGGACGTCGAGGAGCTGATCAGGCCCACCGGGTTCTTCCGCGCCAAGACGAAATCGATCATGGGGCTCGCGGTGGCCCTGCGGGACGAGTTCGGGGGCGAGGTCCCGGGGCGTCTCGAAGACCTCGTCAAGCTGCCCGGCGTCGGCCGCAAGACCGCCTTCGTCGTGATGGGCAACGCCTTCGGGCGGCCCGGGATCACCGTGGACACGCACTTCGGGCGGCTCGTGCGGCGCTGGAAGTGGACGGAGGAGACCGATCCGGACAAGGTCGAGAAGGCTGTCGGCGAGCTCTTCCCGAAGAGCGACTGGACGATGCTCTCGCACCGCGTGATCTTCCACGGCCGCCGGATCTGCCACGCCCGCAAGCCCGCCTGCGGCGCCTGTCCGATCGCCCCGCTCTGCCCGGCCTACGGGGAGGGCGAGACCGACCCGGAGAAGGCCAAGAAGCTCCTGAAGTACGAGAAGGGCGGCTTCCCCGGCCAGCGCCTGAAGCCCCCGCAGTCGTACCTGGACGCCGGCGGTGTCCCGGCGCCCCCGCTCGGTGCCACCGCGCCGCCCGCCACGGGGGAGTGA
- a CDS encoding NUDIX hydrolase, with amino-acid sequence MTHAHSEAHEERVTKDEPVRLSREGLPEWLDPVVKAADTVEPLQMSRFLPPESGAGRQSAVLILFGEGERGPELLLMERATSLRSHAGQPSFPGGALDPEDGDPRTDGPLRAALREAEEETGLDPRGVQLFGVLPRLYIPVSSFVVTPVLAWWRTPTPVQAVDPAETARVFTVPVADLTDPRHRATAVHPRGHQGPAFLVESALVWGFTAGVIDRILHYAGWERPWDRSKQVPLDWRS; translated from the coding sequence ATGACACATGCACACAGTGAGGCGCACGAGGAGCGCGTCACGAAGGACGAGCCGGTGCGGCTGAGCCGGGAGGGGCTGCCCGAGTGGCTCGACCCGGTCGTGAAGGCCGCGGACACGGTCGAGCCGCTCCAGATGAGCCGCTTCCTGCCGCCCGAGAGCGGCGCCGGGCGGCAGTCCGCCGTCCTGATCCTCTTCGGGGAGGGCGAGCGCGGCCCCGAGCTGCTGCTCATGGAGCGGGCCACCTCGCTGCGCTCGCACGCGGGCCAGCCGTCCTTCCCGGGCGGCGCCCTCGACCCGGAGGACGGCGATCCGCGTACGGACGGGCCGCTGCGCGCCGCCCTGCGCGAGGCGGAGGAGGAGACCGGGCTCGATCCGCGCGGCGTCCAGCTCTTCGGCGTCCTGCCGAGGCTGTACATCCCGGTGAGCAGCTTCGTGGTGACGCCGGTCCTCGCCTGGTGGCGCACCCCGACGCCGGTGCAGGCGGTCGACCCGGCGGAGACGGCCCGCGTCTTCACGGTGCCCGTGGCGGATCTCACGGATCCGCGCCATCGTGCGACGGCGGTCCACCCGAGAGGCCACCAGGGCCCGGCGTTCCTCGTCGAATCGGCTCTGGTCTGGGGCTTTACGGCCGGAGTGATCGACCGGATCCTGCACTACGCGGGATGGGAGCGCCCCTGGGACCGCAGTAAGCAGGTCCCACTCGACTGGCGCTCATGA
- a CDS encoding Crp/Fnr family transcriptional regulator — protein MDDVLRRAPLFAALDDEQAAELRASMSEVTLARGDALFHEGDPGDRLYVVTEGKVKLHRTSPDGRENMLAVLGPGELIGELSLFDPGPRTATASALTEVKLLGLGHGDLLPWLNARPEVASALLRAVARRLRKTNDQMSDLVFSDVPGRVARALLDLSRRFGVQSEEGIHVVHDLTQEELAQLVGASRETVNKALADFAGRGWLRLEARAVILLDVERLAKRSR, from the coding sequence GTGGACGACGTTCTGCGGCGCGCCCCGCTTTTCGCGGCGCTCGATGATGAGCAGGCCGCGGAGCTCCGCGCCTCCATGAGTGAGGTGACCCTCGCGCGCGGCGACGCCCTCTTCCACGAGGGCGACCCCGGAGACCGCCTGTACGTGGTCACCGAGGGCAAGGTGAAGCTCCACCGCACCTCCCCCGACGGACGCGAGAACATGCTCGCGGTGCTCGGCCCCGGCGAGCTGATCGGCGAGCTCTCGCTGTTCGACCCGGGCCCGCGCACGGCGACCGCCTCCGCGCTCACCGAGGTCAAGCTCCTCGGCCTCGGCCACGGCGACCTCCTGCCCTGGCTGAACGCGCGCCCCGAGGTGGCCTCCGCGCTGCTGCGCGCCGTCGCCCGGCGCCTGCGCAAGACCAACGACCAGATGTCCGACCTGGTCTTCTCGGACGTGCCGGGCCGCGTGGCCCGCGCGCTCCTGGACCTCTCCCGCCGCTTCGGCGTGCAGTCGGAGGAGGGCATCCACGTCGTGCACGACCTGACGCAGGAGGAGCTGGCCCAGCTGGTCGGCGCCTCCCGCGAGACGGTGAACAAGGCGCTCGCGGACTTCGCGGGCCGCGGCTGGCTCCGCCTGGAGGCCCGCGCCGTGATCCTGCTCGACGTGGAGCGCCTCGCGAAGCGCTCGCGCTGA
- a CDS encoding ArsA family ATPase → MTSSLSLNATDTHVLDVDPLIDDPRTRIVVCCGSGGVGKTTTAAALGLRAAERGRKVVVLTIDPARRLAQSMGIDSLDNTPRRVKGIDDTAGGELHAMMLDMKRTFDEIVEAHADGQRAEAILGNPFYQSLSAGFAGTQEYMAMEKLGQLRAQDEWDLIVVDTPPSRSALDFLDAPKRLGSFLDGKLIRVLMAPAKVGGRAGMKFLNVGMSMMTGALGKLLGGQLLRDVQTFVAAMDTMFGGFRTRADATYKLLQAPGTAFLVVAAPERDALREAAYFVERLAAEDMPLAGLVLNRVHGSGAAQLSAERALAAAENLDERGIVDQGGGNVELRTSPEAGSPAPARDTPDEHAQTPDKTPHSVPATTPAPNSPATSTPAGATTDDAPADHATTDRTATDQLTAGLLRLHAERMQLLAREQRTRDRFAALHPEVAVTEVGALPGDVHDLAGLRSIGDRLAAGADPAGAA, encoded by the coding sequence ATGACGTCGTCCCTGAGCCTGAACGCGACAGACACCCACGTACTCGACGTGGACCCACTCATCGACGACCCCAGGACGCGCATCGTGGTGTGCTGCGGCTCGGGCGGCGTCGGCAAGACGACGACGGCGGCGGCGCTCGGCCTGCGCGCCGCGGAGCGCGGCCGCAAGGTGGTCGTGCTGACGATCGACCCGGCCCGCAGGCTGGCCCAGTCGATGGGCATCGACTCGCTGGACAACACCCCGCGCCGTGTGAAGGGCATCGACGACACGGCGGGCGGTGAACTGCACGCGATGATGCTCGACATGAAGCGGACGTTCGACGAGATCGTCGAGGCGCACGCGGACGGCCAGCGGGCCGAGGCGATTCTGGGCAACCCCTTCTACCAGTCGCTCTCGGCGGGCTTCGCGGGCACGCAGGAGTACATGGCGATGGAGAAGCTGGGCCAGCTGCGGGCCCAGGACGAGTGGGACCTGATCGTCGTCGACACGCCTCCGTCCCGCTCGGCGCTCGACTTCCTGGACGCGCCGAAACGTCTCGGCTCGTTCCTGGACGGCAAGCTGATCCGGGTCCTGATGGCGCCGGCGAAGGTCGGCGGCCGGGCCGGCATGAAGTTCCTGAACGTCGGGATGTCGATGATGACGGGCGCGCTCGGGAAACTGTTGGGTGGCCAACTCCTGCGCGACGTACAGACATTCGTGGCGGCGATGGACACGATGTTCGGCGGCTTCCGCACGCGCGCCGACGCGACGTACAAGCTGCTCCAGGCCCCCGGTACGGCGTTCCTGGTGGTCGCTGCTCCGGAGCGGGACGCGCTGCGCGAGGCGGCGTACTTCGTGGAGCGCCTCGCCGCGGAGGACATGCCGCTGGCCGGGCTGGTGCTGAACAGGGTGCACGGCAGCGGTGCCGCGCAGCTGTCGGCCGAGCGTGCGCTCGCCGCCGCAGAAAATCTTGACGAGCGCGGCATTGTGGATCAGGGGGGCGGGAATGTAGAGCTGCGTACCTCTCCCGAAGCAGGCTCCCCCGCCCCAGCAAGGGACACGCCCGACGAGCATGCCCAGACGCCGGACAAAACCCCACATAGCGTACCCGCTACGACACCCGCGCCCAACTCGCCGGCCACCAGCACGCCTGCCGGCGCGACCACGGACGACGCACCCGCAGACCACGCGACCACGGATCGCACGGCCACGGACCAACTCACGGCAGGGCTACTGCGATTGCACGCGGAGCGCATGCAGCTGCTGGCACGCGAGCAGCGCACACGCGACCGCTTCGCGGCGCTCCACCCGGAGGTGGCGGTCACCGAAGTCGGCGCCCTGCCCGGCGATGTGCACGACCTGGCAGGCCTCAGAAGCATCGGGGACCGGCTCGCGGCCGGTGCGGACCCGGCCGGAGCTGCGTGA
- a CDS encoding NUDIX hydrolase: MANGQWYPPEWPERIRALAAGELAAAVPRRAATVMLLRDAVAGPEVHMLRRRASMAFAGGAYAYPGGGVDPRDDESVVRWGGPSRAAWAARLGVDEKAAQAIVCAAVRETYEEAGVLLAGPDAASVVGDTTGESWEDDREALVRRELSFGEFLGRRGLVLRSDLLGAWARWITPEFEPRRYDTWFFVAALPEGQRTRNASTEADRTVWIRPEQAAEGYDKGELMMMPPTIATLRALAGFDSAEGALAGAAAQDLSPVLAQARLEAGEIVLSWPGHDEFTKHIPTASGGASA; encoded by the coding sequence ATGGCGAATGGGCAGTGGTATCCCCCGGAGTGGCCCGAGCGGATTCGTGCGCTCGCGGCGGGTGAGCTGGCGGCCGCCGTGCCGCGGCGGGCCGCGACCGTCATGCTTCTGCGGGACGCGGTCGCCGGTCCCGAAGTGCATATGCTGCGTCGACGCGCCTCCATGGCTTTCGCCGGGGGCGCGTACGCGTATCCGGGCGGAGGTGTGGATCCCCGTGACGACGAGTCGGTCGTGCGGTGGGGCGGGCCCTCGCGCGCGGCCTGGGCGGCGCGGCTCGGCGTGGACGAGAAGGCGGCGCAGGCGATCGTGTGTGCCGCCGTGCGGGAGACGTACGAGGAGGCGGGCGTGCTCCTCGCCGGGCCCGATGCGGCGTCCGTGGTGGGGGATACGACCGGGGAGTCCTGGGAGGACGACCGGGAGGCGCTCGTCCGGCGGGAGTTGTCGTTCGGGGAGTTCCTCGGGCGGCGCGGGCTGGTTCTGCGGTCCGATCTGCTGGGGGCCTGGGCGCGGTGGATCACGCCCGAGTTCGAGCCCCGGCGGTACGACACCTGGTTCTTCGTCGCCGCCCTGCCTGAGGGACAGCGCACCCGTAACGCCTCCACCGAAGCTGATCGGACCGTGTGGATCCGGCCCGAGCAGGCTGCCGAGGGGTACGACAAGGGCGAGCTCATGATGATGCCGCCCACGATCGCGACGCTGCGGGCGCTGGCCGGTTTCGACAGCGCCGAGGGGGCCCTCGCGGGTGCTGCGGCGCAGGATCTCTCCCCTGTGCTCGCCCAGGCCCGGCTCGAGGCTGGGGAGATTGTTCTGTCCTGGCCCGGTCATGATGAGTTCACCAAGCACATTCCGACCGCGTCCGGGGGAGCCTCCGCATGA
- a CDS encoding MBL fold metallo-hydrolase, whose amino-acid sequence MTEAAALPGQPRGGVLSGPATARAVNVLAPNASAMTLDGTNTWIVSEPDSELAVVIDPGPLDDVHLEHVVAVAEAAGKRVALTLLTHGHPDHAEGAGRFAELTRTDVRALDPDLRLGDEGLAGGDVVTVGGLELRVVAAPGHTADSLCFHLPADRAVLTGDTVLGRGTTVVAHPDGRLGDYLDSLRRLRSLTVDDGVDTVLPGHGPVLEDAQGAVEYYLAHRANRLAQVETAVESGYASASEIVAHVYAAVDRSLWPAAELSVLAQLDYLKEHGLI is encoded by the coding sequence ATGACCGAAGCCGCAGCCCTTCCCGGACAGCCCCGCGGCGGGGTGCTGTCGGGGCCCGCCACCGCGCGCGCGGTCAACGTGCTGGCTCCGAACGCCTCGGCGATGACCCTGGACGGGACCAATACGTGGATCGTTTCCGAGCCTGATTCCGAGCTTGCCGTCGTGATCGATCCCGGGCCGCTCGACGACGTGCATCTGGAGCATGTGGTCGCGGTCGCCGAGGCCGCCGGCAAGCGCGTCGCCCTGACCCTTCTCACCCATGGGCATCCCGATCACGCGGAGGGTGCCGGCCGGTTCGCCGAGCTGACCCGGACCGACGTGCGGGCCCTCGATCCTGATCTGCGGCTCGGGGACGAGGGGTTGGCGGGTGGGGACGTGGTGACGGTCGGCGGGCTGGAGTTGCGTGTTGTCGCGGCTCCTGGGCATACCGCCGATTCGCTCTGCTTCCATCTGCCCGCCGATCGGGCCGTGCTGACCGGAGACACCGTGCTCGGGCGCGGGACCACCGTCGTCGCCCATCCCGACGGGCGGCTCGGGGACTATCTCGACTCGCTGCGGCGGCTGCGGTCCCTCACCGTCGACGACGGGGTCGACACCGTGCTGCCGGGGCACGGGCCCGTACTCGAGGACGCCCAGGGCGCCGTCGAGTACTACCTCGCCCACCGCGCCAACCGGCTCGCCCAGGTCGAGACCGCCGTCGAGAGCGGTTATGCCTCGGCGTCAGAGATCGTCGCCCATGTGTACGCGGCCGTGGACCGGTCTCTGTGGCCTGCCGCCGAGTTGTCCGTTCTGGCCCAGCTCGACTACTTGAAGGAGCACGGGCTGATCTAG
- a CDS encoding RidA family protein gives MSGVVDARLAELGLTLPEVVPPLASYQPAVQSGVYVYTAGQLPMVDGKLPVTGKVGAEVTAEQAKELARTCALNALAAVKSVAGDLDRVARVVKVVGFVASAPDFTGQPGVVNGASELFAEVLGDKGVHARSAVGVAVLPLDAPVEVEVQVELVSA, from the coding sequence ATGAGCGGGGTCGTCGACGCGCGCCTCGCCGAACTCGGGCTGACCCTGCCCGAGGTCGTGCCGCCGCTCGCCTCTTACCAGCCGGCCGTGCAGTCCGGTGTGTACGTGTACACGGCCGGTCAGCTGCCGATGGTGGACGGGAAGCTTCCGGTCACCGGGAAGGTGGGGGCCGAGGTCACCGCCGAGCAGGCCAAGGAGCTGGCCCGTACGTGTGCGCTGAACGCGCTCGCCGCGGTGAAGTCCGTTGCCGGCGATCTCGATCGGGTCGCCCGGGTGGTGAAGGTCGTCGGGTTTGTCGCCTCCGCGCCCGACTTCACCGGGCAGCCGGGTGTGGTGAACGGGGCCAGTGAGCTCTTCGCCGAGGTCCTCGGCGACAAGGGTGTGCACGCTCGGTCCGCCGTGGGTGTGGCCGTTCTGCCGCTGGACGCGCCTGTTGAGGTCGAGGTTCAGGTCGAGCTCGTTTCGGCTTGA